One Clavibacter zhangzhiyongii genomic region harbors:
- a CDS encoding class E sortase, with protein sequence MTPQDPAPSRRALRRRGRRDGLLLGAVGVLGELLLTAGVLIMLFLGWQLWFNDIVVSSGQRDQALENSRSWATAAPQVEASPDPAASPAAPAAAGEPVVTAAPASNATDFGNIYIPRFGPDYVVPVATGVGLGDVLNLGKIGHYRETQMPGEVGNFAVAAHRTTYGKPFNQITDLRVGDAIVVETQDGWYTYRFRTLEYVKPTGVDVLNEVPQAPDAQAGDRILTMTSCNPLFSAAERVVAYSVFESWQPRSDASTPAALAGTSFAKAG encoded by the coding sequence ATGACCCCACAGGATCCCGCCCCCTCACGCCGCGCCCTGCGGCGCCGCGGCAGGCGCGACGGACTCCTGCTCGGCGCGGTCGGGGTGCTGGGCGAGCTGCTCCTCACGGCGGGCGTCCTCATCATGCTGTTCCTGGGCTGGCAGCTCTGGTTCAACGACATCGTTGTCAGCAGCGGCCAGCGCGACCAGGCGCTGGAGAACAGCCGCAGCTGGGCCACGGCGGCACCCCAGGTCGAGGCCTCGCCCGACCCGGCGGCCTCGCCGGCGGCTCCGGCGGCGGCGGGCGAGCCCGTCGTCACCGCCGCCCCCGCCTCGAACGCCACCGACTTCGGCAACATCTACATCCCGCGGTTCGGCCCCGACTACGTGGTGCCCGTCGCCACGGGTGTCGGCTTGGGCGACGTGCTCAACCTGGGCAAGATCGGCCACTACCGGGAGACGCAGATGCCCGGCGAGGTGGGGAACTTCGCGGTCGCGGCGCACCGCACGACGTACGGGAAGCCGTTCAACCAGATCACCGATCTGCGCGTCGGGGACGCCATCGTCGTCGAGACGCAGGACGGCTGGTACACGTACCGCTTCCGTACACTCGAGTACGTGAAGCCCACCGGAGTCGACGTGCTCAACGAGGTGCCGCAGGCGCCCGATGCGCAGGCCGGGGATCGGATCCTCACGATGACGAGCTGCAACCCGCTGTTCTCGGCCGCCGAGCGCGTGGTCGCCTACAGCGTCTTCGAGTCGTGGCAGCCGCGGTCGGACGCGTCCACTCCCGCCGCCCTCGCGGGCACGTCGTTCGCGAAGGCGGGCTGA